Genomic window (Sphingomonas sp. S1-29):
TCTTCTACGGCATTCCGCCGACCGTCGCGGCGGCTTCGGCGGCGTCGCAGGTTACCGGCGCCAGCGTGTCGGGGATGCTCGCGCATAGCCGGCGCAAGGGGGTCGATTACCATATCGGCGGGGTGATGGTCGCGGGCGGGGTGCTGGGGTCGTTGATCGGCGCCTGGCTGTTCGAAGTGCTGCGCGCGACTGGGCTGATCGATACCGTGATCGCGATCCTGTACGTGCTGATGCTCGGGTCGATCGGCGGGCTGATGCTCAAGGAATCGGTCGACAGCATCCGCGTGACCAAGGGGCATCGCCCCGCACCCGCGCGGCGGCGGCGGCATCATCCGCTCATCGCCGCGCTGCCGATGCGCTGGCGCTTCTATCGATCGGGGCTGTACATTTCGCCGCTCGCGCCGCTGATCCTGGGCGTGTTGACGGGCATCCTGACGATGCTGCTCGGCGTCGGTGGCGGGTTCATCCTCATTCCGGCGATGCTGTATCTGCTCGGCATGTCGACCCAGGTCGTCGTCGGCACCTCGCTGTTCCAGATCGTGTTTACCACCGCCGCGGCGACGATGGTGCATGCCACCACCACCAAGGCGGTCGATATCGTGCTCGCGGTGCTGCTGCTGTTGGGATCGGTCGCGGGCGCGCAGATCGGGTCGCGGCTGGCGCAGAAGATGCGGCCCGAATATCTTCGCCTGGCGCTTGCGCTGCTGGTGCTGATCGTCGCAATCCGGATGGGGCTGGGCCTCGCCTGGCGTCCGGGCGAGCTCTACTCGGTCGAGGCGGCATGATCGCGCGGATCCTGGGGCTGGTGCTGGCGGCGCTGCTGCTCGGCGGCGCCAAGCCGGTGCTGGTGCCCGACGTCTCGCAGCGCGATATCGAGATCGTCTATTCGTTCACCGGCGCCGAATTGCTGCTGTTCGGCGCGATCCTCTATCCCGATCGCAGCCTGCCCGATCCCGATGCCGACCCCGCCGAGATAGTCGTGGTGGTACGCGGGCCGGTGCAATCGGTGATGATGCGCCAGAAGGAGAAGATCGCGGGCATCTGGGTGAACGCCGAATCGATGCGCTATCGATCGGTGCCGTCCTTCTACGCGATCGCCTCGTCGAAGCCGATCGAGCGGATCGTCGACGAGCGCACCCGCGCGATCTACGAACTCGGGCTCGACAGTCTGCAATTGTCGCCGATCACCAGCGCGCCTGCCGACCTGCAGACGCGTTTCGTCCAGGGGCTGATCGACCTGCGCCGCCGCACCGGGTTGTTCGCCGAAGCCCCCGAAGCGGTCGAGATCACCGACGGCGTCCTCTATCGCGCGCGGATCGCGATCCCCGCGCGGGTGCCGGTGGGGCGCTTCACCGCCGAAACCTTCCTGATCCGCGACGGCCGCGTGCTCGCCGCGGCGGTGCGCGAGATCGACATCCGCAAATCGGGGTTCGAGCGATTCGTCGCGCGCGCCGCCGAGAATCAGTCGGTGCTGTACGGCCTGATCGCGGTCGCTTTGTCGGTGTTGTTCGGCTGGGGCGCGGGCGCATTGTGGCGGCGATTCTGATCGTTCACCGCCGATCTTTTGCCCGAGGTACGAACGCAATCTTTACTAACGCCCGCCTATGATCCTCGCTCGTTGTTAGTTGGGCGAGTGTTTCGATGGATATGCCGGCAGGGCGCGATCTGGCGCGGGCGATGAGCGACGATGCCGCCCCGGTCCCGCCGGGGCGCGTATTGGCCGCGCCGATCGGCCTGGTCACCGATATCGGCGGCGCGGGCAGCCAGATCGTGATGGACCGCACGACGATCGAGGCGCTGCGCGGCGATGCCGATCCGGCGATCGCGGGCGCGGGGCAGGTGGGGGCGCAGGTGAAGATGCGCGTCGGCATGACCTGGCTGGTCGCCAACATCCGATCGCTCAAGCTGGCGAGCGGCGGCCATGGCGACATCGCCGCGCAGATCGACTTCCTGGGCGAGGGTGACGAGGAGCGGCTGACGGGCAAGCTCTACAAATTCCGCCGCGGCGTCACCCGCTATCCGACGCCGGGCTGCGAAGTGTTTCCGGTTTCGACCTCGGACCTCAAGCAAATCTATTCGACCGACGACCGCCCCAATGTCGAGGTCGGCACCGTGTACCCCTCGCGCGACATCCGTGCCGCGCTGTATATCGACGCGATGCTCGGCAAGCATTTCGCGCTGCTCGGGTCGACCGGCACCGGCAAGTCGACCGCCGCCGCGCTGATCCTTCACCGCATCTGCGAAGCTTCGCCGCAGGGGCATATCGTGATGGTCGATCCGCACGGCGAATATGCCGCGGCGTTCAAGCATAACGGCGCGATCTTTGACGTCGGCAACCTCGCGATGCCTTATTGGCTGATGAATTTCGAGGAACATTGCGAGGTGTTCCTGACCAGCGATGGCAACGACCGGCAGGTCGATGCCGACATCCTCGCCAAATGCCTGCTCGCGGCGCGCGGCAAGAACCGCCTGGCCGCCGACGTCAAGCTGACGGTCGATTCGCCGATCCCGTATCTGCTGAGCGACCTCACCAATCTGGTGCAGCTCGAAATGGGCAAGATGGACCGCGCGGGCGACAGCGCGCCCTATCTGCGGCTCAAGACCAAGATCGACGAGATCAAGGCCGATCCGCGCTATTCGTTCATGTTTTCGGGCATGTTGGTCGCCGATACGATGGCGAGCTTCCTCGCGCGGATGTTCCGCCTGCCCGCGCAAGGCAAGCCGATCTCGATCATCGACGTCTCGGGCGTACCGTCCGAAATCACCTCGGTCGTCGTGTCGGTATTGAGCCGGATGGTGTTCGATTTCGCGATCTGGTCACGCGGCGAAACGGTTCGTCCCATATTGCTGGTGTGCGAGGAAGCGCATCGCTATGTGCCCAACGAGCGTAACGCCGACGGGTCTTCGGTCGGCAGGATCCTTAGCCGGATCGCCAAGGAAGGGCGTAAATACGGCGTGTCGTTGGGGCTTATCACACAGCGGCCGTCGGACCTCGCCGAAGGCGTCCTGTCGCAGTGCGGCACCATCATAGCGATGCGGCTGAACAATGATCGCGACCAAGCGTATGTAAGGGCAGCGATGCCCGAGGGTGCGCGCGGGTTCCTCGATTCGATCCCCGCGCTGCGCAACCGCGAGAGCATCATCTGCGGCGAAGGCGTTTCGACCCCGATCCGCGTTTTGTTCGACGATTTGGAAGAAAATCGTCGTCCGGCCTCGGCTGACCCTTCTTTCGCCCTATTGTGGCGCGAGAGCGGCGGCGAGGAGGGTGTGATCGATCGCACCATCCGCCGCTGGCGCAGCCAACGGCACTAAAGAGTTTCACGAATCCCGTCCCCTTTCTGGGTGCGGGCGGGAGAGGGGCCTACGGACAGCAATCAGTTCGCCTCTCTCCCCACCACTTCAGGCAGCGGCGGTGCGCGGCAACAGGCCGCCCGTCGCTGCCCCGGCCCACACTCTACTCGGGCCGCAATTCCTCGCTACTGGCCTTTCGGGCAGCGCCCACCGGCACCGCCATCAGGCTGGCTACCTTCGATCGGAACGCCGACAGGTCGCTGCCGGTCAGCCGCTGGACGGTCGAGAAGGATACCGACTGCGGATTGATCGGGGTGCCGCTGCGCCACAATTCGTAATGGAGATGCGGCCCGGTCGACAAGCCCGTCGATCCGACATAGCCGATCACCTCGCCGCGCGCGACGCGGGTCCCCGAACGCACCGCGATCCGGCTCATATGGCCATAGCCGGTGGCCAGCCCCGCGCCGTGGCTGAGCTTCACGAAATTGCCATAGCCGCCGTTGCGCCCGGCGAAGCTGACCACGCCGTCGCTCGCCGCGCGGATCGCGCTGCCATAAGGGGCGGCGAAGTCCATGCCCTTGTGCAGCCGGCGGAAGCCGAGCACCGGATGGCGGCGCCAGCCAAAGCCCGACGAGATGCGCGCCGAAACCGGCATCTGCATCGTGCCCTTGCGCTCGCCGGTGCCGCTGGGGTCGTACCACACGGTCTTGCCGTCCTGCTCCCAGCGCACCAGCCGCACGTCGCGCGCGCCCTGGTCGATCCCGGCATAGACCAGGTTGCCCAATTGCACTTCGCCGGTGGCGGCGCGCGCGCGCTCGACGATCAGGTCGAATTCGTCGTCGGCGGCGATCCGCGTCATCGACAGCTTGGCCGAGATCGACTTGATGAACGCCTCGACCGCGCGTGCCGGCGCCCCCGCGGCGCGCGCCGAGCGATAGAGGCTCGAACCCACCCGCCCGCGAATCCGCAGCGGGGTGTTGTCGATCGCGATCGGAATCCGCCGCAGCGCGAGCCCGTCGCCGGTGCGCAGCAGTTCGAGCGCGAGATCGAACCGCGCGCGAAACGCCAGCTTTTCGAGCGGGCGCGGCACCGTCTTCGACGCGCGGCGGCCGAGCGTCACGTCGAGCCGGGTGCCGGGGCGGATCGCCTCGAGCGCGACGGTGCTGGCGACCAGATCGGCGGCGCGTTCGGCCTCGGCGGCACCGACCCCGGTGCGCGCGAGTGCCCGGCGAAGCGCATCGCCGGTGCCCAGCGTCGCGCTCAATTCGATGATCGGCCGCTCGGGGGTGTCGGCGAGGACCGCGACCGCGTTGGTCGCGCCCATCCGGCGGCCGGTGGTTGCGCCGAACGCCAGCGGCGCGATCGATTGCGACGCGAGTTCGTCGCGATCGGTGGTGGTGATGCCGTCGGGGATCTGCGCGACCAGCCGCCGCTCAAACCCCGGCGAAAGCAGGATGGCGAAGCTGCACAGGGCCGCGCAGGTGGCGGCACCGCGAACCCATTGCCGCGAGCCGATTTGCGATCCGAGATCGGGAACGAAGTTGATTTCGTCGAGTCGTGCAAGGAGCCGCGTGCGCAGGCCTGTCGCCCGATCGCGCGGGAGCGTCGCGTGTGCGCGGCCGAATGCCAGCGCGCTGGCACCGCCACCGCCGGTCAATCCAAGGTCGTTGCGCAAGAACAAGAGTGTGGCCGCCCCAGACAGATGCGACCGCCCCGCTCCGGCCGCTGAGAAGGCGACTGTGGAACAAGAGGTTTAAAGTCAAATTAACCCGGCGCGGCAGGGGAACGAACTGCGACAAGGCGTTTTGCACGGGCGGCAGGCGCCCCGAATCCCGCCCCAACGTGATCCTCCCCCGCCAGGGGGAGGTGTCAGCCAAAGGCTGACGGAGGGGAGGGAAGCGACACGCGTCGGTATTCCCCACCAAGGTCCCCCATCCGCCCCCTCCGCCGGGCGCGAGCGCCCGCCACCTCCCCCTGGCGGGGGAGGATTGGGGTGGGCGGCAGCTCGTGCATTTGGCGCCGGGCCGAAGCGAAGCGCGCCCCAACGTGATCCTCCCCCGCCAGGGGGAGGTGTCAGCCAAAGGCTGACGGAGGGGGAGGGAAGCGACACGCGTCGGCATTCCCCACCAAGGCCCCCCCTCCGCCCCCTCCGCCGGGCGCGAGCGCCCGCCACCTCCCCCTGGCGGGAGAGGATTGGGGTGGGCGGCAGCTCGTGCATTTGGCGCCGGGCCGAAGCGAAGCGCGCACCAACGTGATCCTCCCCCGCCAGGGGGAGGTGTCAGCCAACGGCTGACGGAGGGGGAGGGAAGCGATGCCCGTCGGTATTCCCCACCAAGGTCCCCCCATCCGCCCCCTCCGCCGGGCGCGAGCGCCCGCCACCTCCCCCTGGCGGGGGAGGATTTTGGGGCGGGCAGGAGTCGGCACGAATGTACGCTTGCGCATGGCCTTCGCACCCCCGATGTTGTTCGGGCGATGAGCCAGTCCGAGCGTAGCCCCGTTACCGCCGTGCTTGGCCCGACCAACACCGGCAAGACCCATCTCGCGGTCGAGCGCATGGTCGCGCATTCCAGCGGTATCATGGGGTTTCCGCTGCGGCTGCTGGCGCGCGAGGTTTATGATCGGATCGTCGCGCTGAAAGGGCCGAGCGAGGTCGCGTTGCTGACCGGCGAGGAAAAGATCCTGCCGCCCAAGGCGCGCTGGTTCCTCTGCACCGCCGAATCGATGCCAACCGACCGCGACGTGGCCT
Coding sequences:
- a CDS encoding sulfite exporter TauE/SafE family protein, encoding MDLYLPIANLSVNALVIIALGLGVGLLSGMFGVGGGFLTTPLLIFYGIPPTVAAASAASQVTGASVSGMLAHSRRKGVDYHIGGVMVAGGVLGSLIGAWLFEVLRATGLIDTVIAILYVLMLGSIGGLMLKESVDSIRVTKGHRPAPARRRRHHPLIAALPMRWRFYRSGLYISPLAPLILGVLTGILTMLLGVGGGFILIPAMLYLLGMSTQVVVGTSLFQIVFTTAAATMVHATTTKAVDIVLAVLLLLGSVAGAQIGSRLAQKMRPEYLRLALALLVLIVAIRMGLGLAWRPGELYSVEAA
- a CDS encoding TIGR02186 family protein, whose translation is MIARILGLVLAALLLGGAKPVLVPDVSQRDIEIVYSFTGAELLLFGAILYPDRSLPDPDADPAEIVVVVRGPVQSVMMRQKEKIAGIWVNAESMRYRSVPSFYAIASSKPIERIVDERTRAIYELGLDSLQLSPITSAPADLQTRFVQGLIDLRRRTGLFAEAPEAVEITDGVLYRARIAIPARVPVGRFTAETFLIRDGRVLAAAVREIDIRKSGFERFVARAAENQSVLYGLIAVALSVLFGWGAGALWRRF
- a CDS encoding ATP-binding protein, whose protein sequence is MSDDAAPVPPGRVLAAPIGLVTDIGGAGSQIVMDRTTIEALRGDADPAIAGAGQVGAQVKMRVGMTWLVANIRSLKLASGGHGDIAAQIDFLGEGDEERLTGKLYKFRRGVTRYPTPGCEVFPVSTSDLKQIYSTDDRPNVEVGTVYPSRDIRAALYIDAMLGKHFALLGSTGTGKSTAAALILHRICEASPQGHIVMVDPHGEYAAAFKHNGAIFDVGNLAMPYWLMNFEEHCEVFLTSDGNDRQVDADILAKCLLAARGKNRLAADVKLTVDSPIPYLLSDLTNLVQLEMGKMDRAGDSAPYLRLKTKIDEIKADPRYSFMFSGMLVADTMASFLARMFRLPAQGKPISIIDVSGVPSEITSVVVSVLSRMVFDFAIWSRGETVRPILLVCEEAHRYVPNERNADGSSVGRILSRIAKEGRKYGVSLGLITQRPSDLAEGVLSQCGTIIAMRLNNDRDQAYVRAAMPEGARGFLDSIPALRNRESIICGEGVSTPIRVLFDDLEENRRPASADPSFALLWRESGGEEGVIDRTIRRWRSQRH
- a CDS encoding M23 family metallopeptidase, which translates into the protein MRNDLGLTGGGGASALAFGRAHATLPRDRATGLRTRLLARLDEINFVPDLGSQIGSRQWVRGAATCAALCSFAILLSPGFERRLVAQIPDGITTTDRDELASQSIAPLAFGATTGRRMGATNAVAVLADTPERPIIELSATLGTGDALRRALARTGVGAAEAERAADLVASTVALEAIRPGTRLDVTLGRRASKTVPRPLEKLAFRARFDLALELLRTGDGLALRRIPIAIDNTPLRIRGRVGSSLYRSARAAGAPARAVEAFIKSISAKLSMTRIAADDEFDLIVERARAATGEVQLGNLVYAGIDQGARDVRLVRWEQDGKTVWYDPSGTGERKGTMQMPVSARISSGFGWRRHPVLGFRRLHKGMDFAAPYGSAIRAASDGVVSFAGRNGGYGNFVKLSHGAGLATGYGHMSRIAVRSGTRVARGEVIGYVGSTGLSTGPHLHYELWRSGTPINPQSVSFSTVQRLTGSDLSAFRSKVASLMAVPVGAARKASSEELRPE